A region of Enoplosus armatus isolate fEnoArm2 chromosome 14, fEnoArm2.hap1, whole genome shotgun sequence DNA encodes the following proteins:
- the acadm gene encoding medium-chain specific acyl-CoA dehydrogenase, mitochondrial, protein MLFNKVLKASVRSGIRLQSSSAAAASVASSHSGHSASLGFSFELTDQQREFQQLARKFAREEIVPAAPAYDRSGEYPVPIIKKAWELGLMNGHIPQEYGGMGLSIFDNCLITEELAYGCTGVQTAIEANSLGQMPVILAGSNAQKSKYLGRMTEEPLMCAYCVTEPGAGSDVASIKTRAVKMGDEYVINGQKMWITNGGKANWYFLLARSNPDPKCPTSKAFTGFIVDADTPGIQVGRKEMNMGQRCSDTRGITFEDVRIPKENVLIAEGSGFKIAMGAFDNTRPPVAAGATGLAQRALEEATYYALERKTFGKVIAEHQAVSFLLAEMAMKVELARMAYQRSAWEVDQGRRNTYYASIAKAFAGDIANQVATDAVQVFGGNGFNSEYPVEKLMRDAKIYQIYEGTAQIQRLIIAREHLGRFKK, encoded by the exons ATGCTGTTCAACAAG GTACTCAAAGCCAGTGTGCGGTCTGGGATCCGGCTGCAGAGCtccagtgctgctgcagccagtgTCGCATCATCTCACAGCGGCCACTCTGCATCCCTCGGCTTCTCGTTTG AGCTGACAGATCAGCAAAGGGAGTTCCAACAGCTGGCGAGGAAGTTTGCACGTGAAGAGATCGTCCCTGCTGCACCTGCTTATGACAGGAGTGGTGAA TATCCTGTCCCCATCATCAAGAAAGCATGGGAGCTTGGTCTGATGAACGGTCACATTCCACAGGAATATG GTGGAATGGGTTTGTCAATCTTTGACAATTGCCTCATCACAGAAGAGTTGGCTTATGGCTGCACAGGAGTACAGACTGCTATTGAAGCAAACTCTCTGGGA CAAATGCCTGTTATTTTAGCTGGCAGCAACGCACAGAAGAGCAAATACCTGGGAAGGATGACCGAGGAGCCTcttatgtgt GCGTACTGTGTCACAGAGCCTGGAGCGGGCTCCGATGTGGCCAGCATCAAGACCCGAGCTGTGAAGATGGGCGATGAGTATGTTATTAACGGGCAGAAGATGTGGATCACCAACGGCGGGAAAGCTAACTG GTACTTCCTCCTGGCCCGCAGTAACCCTGATCCTAAATGTCCAACCAGCAAGGCTTTTACTGGCTTCATTGTGGACGCTGACACTCCAGGAATTCAAGTAGGAAGGAAG GAGATGAACATGGGTCAGAGGTGCTCTGATACCAGAGGCATCACCTTTGAGGATGTGAGGATACCGAAGGAGAATGTCCTGATCGCAGAGGGATCTGGCTTCAAGATTGCCATGGGTGCCTTCGACAACACTAGGCCACCA GTGGCAGCAGGAGCAACAGGGCTGGCACAGAGGGCACTTGAGGAAGCAACCTATTACGCACTGGAGAGGAAGACCTTTGGCAAAGTCATTGCTGAG CATCAGGCTGTGTCCTTCCTCCTGGCTGAGATGGCGATGAAGGTGGAACTGGCCAGGATGGCCTATCAGAGGTCAGCCTGGGAAGTGGACCAGGGCCGCAGAAACACCTATTACGCCTCCATTGCTAAGGCATTCGCTGGGGACATTGCCAATCAGGTGGCCACTGACGCCGTTCAGGTATTTGGAGGCAACGGCTTCAACAGCGAATACCCGGTGGAGAAACTGATGAGAGATGCCAAGATCTACCAG ATCTACGAAGGCACAGCTCAAATCCAAAGACTCATTATTGCCAGAGAACACCTGGGAAGATTCAAGAAATGA
- the rabggtb gene encoding geranylgeranyl transferase type-2 subunit beta has protein sequence MVILCLGYFVGTYITKTVRAFLDPRPPTPPQFDHGTQVKDVIIKPDAPNTLLLDKHADYIAAYGSKKDDYEYTLSEYLRMSGIYWGLTVMDLMGQLPRMNRQEIVDFIKACQHECGGISASIGHDPHLLYTLSAVQILCLYDNVDAIDVDKVVEYIKGLQQEDGSFAGDKWGEIDTRFSFCAVATLALLGKMDTINVDKAVEFVLSCMNFDGGFGCRPGSESHAGQIYCCTGFLSLTGQLHQVNADLLGWWLCERQLPSGGLNGRPEKLPDVCYSWWVLASLKIIGRIHWIDKAKLRTFILACQDEETGGFADRPGDMVDPFHTLFGVAGLSLLGDEQIKPVNPVLCMPEDVLQRVDLQPDLLS, from the exons ATGGTCATCCTTTGTCTTGGTTATTTTGTGGGTACTTATATCACTAAGACTGTGCGGGCTTTTCTGGACCCGCGTCCTCCCACACCGCCCCAGTTCGACCAC GGTACCCAAGTGAAAGATGTCATCATTAAGCCTGACGCTCCCAACACGCTGCTGCTGGACAAACATGCAGACTACATCGCTGCCTACGGCTCCAAAAAGGACGACTAT GAGTACACGCTGTCAGAGTACCTGAGGATGAGCGGCATCTACTGGGGGCTGACAGTGATGGACCTGATGGGGCAGCTGCCCCGGATGAACCGACAGGAGATCGTAGATTTCATCAAAGCCTGTCAGCACGAGTGTGGAGGCATCAGCGCCAGCATCGGACACGACCCCCACCTGCTCTACACCCTCAGCGCCGTCCAG ATCCTCTGCTTGTATGACAATGTGGATGCGATAGACGTGGACAAAGTGGTGGAATACATCAAAGGGCTGCAGCAAGAAGACGGCTCATTTGCAGGAGACAAATGGG gaGAAATAGACACAAGATTTTCCTTCTGTGCTGTTGCCACACTTGCATTACtg GGCAAGATGGACACAATAAATGTTGACAAAGCTGTAGAGTTCGTCTTGTCCTGTATGAATTTTGATGGAGGTTTTGGCTGCAGACCTGGTTCAGAGTCTCACGCTGGTCAG ATTTACTGCTGCACTGGCTTCCTGTCGCTCACTGGTCAGCTGCACCAGGTGAATGCTGACCTGCTGGGCTGGTGGCTCTGCGAGAGGCAGCTGCCGTCCGGAGGCCTCAACGGACGGCCGGAGAAG CTTCCAGATGTGTGCTACTCGTGGTGGGTTTTGGCATCGCTGAAAATCATTGGCAGGATCCACTGGATCGACAAGGCCAAACTGCGAACGTTTATTCTGGCCTGTCAAGACGAGGAGACCGGAGGCTTTGCTGATAGACCTGGAGACATG GTGGATCCTTTCCACACTCTGTTCGGAGTTGCAGGTCTCTCCCTTCTCGGAGACGAACAGATTAAGCCGGTGAATCCTGTCCTGTGCATGCCTGAGGATGTCCTGCAGAGGGTGGACCTGCAGCCCGACCTCCTCAGCTAG